A part of Geotrypetes seraphini chromosome 9, aGeoSer1.1, whole genome shotgun sequence genomic DNA contains:
- the WDR53 gene encoding WD repeat-containing protein 53 isoform X2 produces MLWNLQKAWPLWTVNLQDVAQGEEEMGQQQFSGQLFNPPLAHSLTVTACGSVIGCGAEDGKIRTFRVKGTRFKQELGFRGHMQGVSQVHFLDFLPGPGWLLSGGNDGKVLLWDVCRNIKKQHRSPVKHYDRKKVKTASSSKKDQYLKQAHLSEVECNNISPKLSWDHVEKVNWILGAELKGSKKILVADQSSSISVYHLSEP; encoded by the coding sequence ATGCTCTGGAACCTGCAGAAAGCATGGCCCCTCTGGACTGTGAACCTCCAAGATGTAGCccaaggggaggaagaaatggggcaGCAACAGTTCAGCGGGCAGCTCTTTAATCCTCCTTTGGCACATTCACTAACAGTGACAGCATGCGGCAGTGTTATAGGCTGTGGTGCAGAGGATGGCAAAATCCGAACCTTTAGAGTAAAAGGCACCAGGTTTAAGCAGGAGCTAGGGTTCCGAGGTCACATGCAAGGAGTGTCACAGGTGCACTTCCTGGATTTCCTGCCAGGTCCTGGCTGGCTGCTGTCCGGAGGGAATGATGGGAAGGTACTGCTCTGGGATGTGTGCAGGAACATTAAGAAACAGCACAGGAGCCCTGTGAAACACTATGACAGGAAGAAGGTTAAGACTGCCTCCTCTTCTAAAAAGGACCAGTACCTCAAACAAGCCCATCTATCTGAAGTAGAGTGTAACAACATCTCACCAAAACTTAGTTGGGATCATGTGGAGAAGGTGAACTGGATTCTGGGTGCAGAGCTCAAAGGCTCCAAGAAGATACTGGTGGCTGATCAAAGCAGTTCCATCTCTGTATATCACTTGAGTGAACCTTAG
- the WDR53 gene encoding WD repeat-containing protein 53 isoform X4, with amino-acid sequence MWIKVMLWNLQKAWPLWTVNLQDVAQGEEEMGQQQFSGQLFNPPLAHSLTVTACGSVIGCGAEDGKIRTFRVKGTRFKQELGFRGHMQGVSQVHFLDFLPGPGWLLSGGNDGKVLLWDVCRNIKKQHRSPVKHYDRKKVKTASSSKKDQYLKQAHLSEVECNNISPKLSWDHVEKVNWILGAELKGSKKILVADQSSSISVYHLSEP; translated from the exons atgtggataaag GTTATGCTCTGGAACCTGCAGAAAGCATGGCCCCTCTGGACTGTGAACCTCCAAGATGTAGCccaaggggaggaagaaatggggcaGCAACAGTTCAGCGGGCAGCTCTTTAATCCTCCTTTGGCACATTCACTAACAGTGACAGCATGCGGCAGTGTTATAGGCTGTGGTGCAGAGGATGGCAAAATCCGAACCTTTAGAGTAAAAGGCACCAGGTTTAAGCAGGAGCTAGGGTTCCGAGGTCACATGCAAGGAGTGTCACAGGTGCACTTCCTGGATTTCCTGCCAGGTCCTGGCTGGCTGCTGTCCGGAGGGAATGATGGGAAGGTACTGCTCTGGGATGTGTGCAGGAACATTAAGAAACAGCACAGGAGCCCTGTGAAACACTATGACAGGAAGAAGGTTAAGACTGCCTCCTCTTCTAAAAAGGACCAGTACCTCAAACAAGCCCATCTATCTGAAGTAGAGTGTAACAACATCTCACCAAAACTTAGTTGGGATCATGTGGAGAAGGTGAACTGGATTCTGGGTGCAGAGCTCAAAGGCTCCAAGAAGATACTGGTGGCTGATCAAAGCAGTTCCATCTCTGTATATCACTTGAGTGAACCTTAG
- the WDR53 gene encoding WD repeat-containing protein 53 isoform X3: protein MEITELSIPEVESLEPMDVMLWNLQKAWPLWTVNLQDVAQGEEEMGQQQFSGQLFNPPLAHSLTVTACGSVIGCGAEDGKIRTFRVKGTRFKQELGFRGHMQGVSQVHFLDFLPGPGWLLSGGNDGKVLLWDVCRNIKKQHRSPVKHYDRKKVKTASSSKKDQYLKQAHLSEVECNNISPKLSWDHVEKVNWILGAELKGSKKILVADQSSSISVYHLSEP, encoded by the coding sequence GTTATGCTCTGGAACCTGCAGAAAGCATGGCCCCTCTGGACTGTGAACCTCCAAGATGTAGCccaaggggaggaagaaatggggcaGCAACAGTTCAGCGGGCAGCTCTTTAATCCTCCTTTGGCACATTCACTAACAGTGACAGCATGCGGCAGTGTTATAGGCTGTGGTGCAGAGGATGGCAAAATCCGAACCTTTAGAGTAAAAGGCACCAGGTTTAAGCAGGAGCTAGGGTTCCGAGGTCACATGCAAGGAGTGTCACAGGTGCACTTCCTGGATTTCCTGCCAGGTCCTGGCTGGCTGCTGTCCGGAGGGAATGATGGGAAGGTACTGCTCTGGGATGTGTGCAGGAACATTAAGAAACAGCACAGGAGCCCTGTGAAACACTATGACAGGAAGAAGGTTAAGACTGCCTCCTCTTCTAAAAAGGACCAGTACCTCAAACAAGCCCATCTATCTGAAGTAGAGTGTAACAACATCTCACCAAAACTTAGTTGGGATCATGTGGAGAAGGTGAACTGGATTCTGGGTGCAGAGCTCAAAGGCTCCAAGAAGATACTGGTGGCTGATCAAAGCAGTTCCATCTCTGTATATCACTTGAGTGAACCTTAG